Proteins from one Methanococcus maripaludis C5 genomic window:
- a CDS encoding ABC transporter ATP-binding protein has translation MLQIEDLSVKVGEKEILKDIHLYIDKGETHVLFGPNGAGKSTLLNTILGNPKYEVVRGNIYFKGKEITDMPMHERALLGIGISYQSPPAISGVRLETMINAISNRSDEEMEEMAEKLNIRHFYSRDLNVGFSGGEVKRSELLQIFAQNPDLVMFDEPDSGVDVENVEILGGIINHLLDKNKKPSERNKSGLIITHLGYILNFMEVDKAHVLLDGVIACSGTPDEILNEIIKNGYQRCVSCCQKKSCNK, from the coding sequence ATGCTACAAATCGAAGACTTGTCAGTTAAGGTGGGTGAAAAGGAAATTTTAAAAGATATTCACCTTTATATCGACAAAGGAGAAACTCATGTTTTATTCGGACCTAATGGGGCGGGAAAATCCACATTACTCAATACGATCCTTGGAAACCCAAAATACGAAGTTGTAAGAGGAAACATTTACTTTAAGGGAAAAGAAATAACGGATATGCCAATGCATGAACGAGCATTGCTTGGAATCGGTATTTCTTATCAATCACCGCCTGCAATTTCAGGAGTAAGGCTTGAAACAATGATAAATGCCATTTCGAATAGAAGTGATGAAGAAATGGAAGAAATGGCTGAAAAATTAAATATCCGGCATTTCTACTCGAGAGACCTAAACGTTGGTTTTTCAGGTGGCGAAGTTAAGAGATCTGAATTATTACAGATTTTCGCACAAAACCCTGATCTTGTAATGTTTGATGAACCGGATAGTGGTGTTGACGTTGAAAATGTAGAGATCCTTGGTGGAATTATCAATCATTTACTCGATAAAAATAAAAAACCAAGTGAAAGAAATAAATCAGGACTTATCATAACCCACCTCGGGTATATCCTTAATTTCATGGAAGTTGATAAAGCTCACGTACTCTTAGACGGAGTAATTGCATGTTCAGGAACACCTGATGAAATTTTAAATGAAATTATCAAAAACGGATACCAGAGGTGTGTTTCATGCTGTCAGAAAAAAAGTTGCAACAAGTAA
- the pssA gene encoding CDP-diacylglycerol--serine O-phosphatidyltransferase produces MFKIRNIITISDYVTVINIIFGMLAILLHDFRFVYISIVFDALDGIVARKTNTVSDFGAELDSICDVVSFGVAPAYLIYYYFDSTAVIFASIVFLIGGALRLARFGILDVKHFIGLPIPAAALFLCVLSQVFLKYNFGSEYIVSIIAIIAGILMISDITYPKYPKKPLLAIFGISIILSMFGFIEPLALCALLYVLYGIFKIRF; encoded by the coding sequence ATGTTCAAAATTAGAAACATAATCACGATTTCGGATTATGTAACAGTTATAAACATTATTTTCGGGATGCTTGCAATACTTCTCCACGATTTTCGTTTTGTTTATATTTCAATTGTGTTTGATGCACTTGATGGAATTGTTGCGAGAAAAACAAACACGGTTTCTGATTTTGGTGCAGAACTAGATAGTATTTGCGATGTTGTAAGTTTTGGTGTCGCTCCAGCATATTTAATTTATTATTACTTTGATTCAACCGCCGTAATTTTTGCATCAATTGTATTTTTAATAGGGGGCGCTTTAAGGCTTGCAAGATTTGGAATCCTTGATGTAAAACATTTTATTGGACTTCCAATTCCTGCTGCTGCATTGTTTTTATGTGTGTTAAGCCAGGTGTTTTTAAAATACAATTTTGGATCCGAATACATAGTTTCAATTATTGCAATTATTGCAGGCATTCTTATGATATCAGACATTACCTATCCAAAATATCCGAAAAAGCCACTTTTAGCAATATTTGGGATATCGATAATACTTTCAATGTTTGGTTTTATTGAACCGCTCGCATTGTGTGCTTTATTATATGTTCTTTATGGAATATTCAAAATAAGATTTTAA
- the dps gene encoding DNA protection during starvation protein, whose product MAQVSREMVENSGINVDELVELLVKNAAAELTTFYYYTILRINLIGLEGEGLKEIAETARIEDRNHFEALVPRIYELGGSLPKDMKDFHDISGCPPAYLPDDITDINKLMKVLLQAEQCAVKQYTKICNMTAGKDHRTYDLALAILNEEIQHESWFSEFLGDGPSGHFLRKGKTSPFVSKFLE is encoded by the coding sequence ATGGCACAAGTATCTCGTGAAATGGTAGAAAATTCAGGCATTAATGTAGATGAACTGGTTGAACTTCTGGTTAAGAATGCTGCTGCCGAATTAACCACATTTTACTACTATACTATATTGAGAATTAATTTAATTGGATTAGAGGGGGAAGGCCTTAAAGAAATTGCAGAAACAGCTAGAATTGAAGATAGAAATCATTTTGAAGCACTAGTTCCAAGAATCTACGAATTGGGTGGATCGCTTCCAAAAGATATGAAAGATTTCCACGATATATCTGGTTGTCCACCTGCATATTTGCCAGATGACATTACAGATATCAATAAGCTAATGAAAGTTTTATTGCAGGCAGAACAATGTGCAGTTAAGCAGTATACAAAAATTTGCAACATGACTGCAGGAAAAGATCACAGAACGTATGATCTTGCTTTGGCAATATTGAATGAAGAAATTCAGCATGAATCATGGTTTTCAGAATTTTTAGGTGATGGGCCATCAGGACACTTCCTTAGAAAAGGAAAAACGTCTCCATTCGTATCTAAATTTTTAGAATAA
- a CDS encoding glycosyltransferase family 2 protein produces the protein MEKNDIFVVIPAYNEEKMIKNTLINLKSHGYENIIVVDDGSRDKTEKLAISEDVIVCKHIINRGLGGALKTGLKCAIKYNPKAIVTFDADGQHDPNDIIKVSEPIIEDNFDVVVGSRLIDENELKNMPFIKKIGNWGLNFITYLMGGQMVTDSQGGLRAFSYNAAEIVSKQLKSNRYEVSSEFIVLFKKNNLKFKEVPIKTIYTEYSMARGTNVITGFKILFKLLIQKLI, from the coding sequence ATGGAAAAAAATGATATTTTTGTTGTAATTCCGGCATATAATGAAGAAAAAATGATTAAAAATACATTAATCAACCTAAAAAGCCACGGTTATGAAAATATCATTGTAGTTGACGATGGAAGTAGGGACAAAACTGAAAAACTCGCAATCTCAGAAGATGTAATCGTTTGTAAACATATTATTAATAGAGGACTTGGTGGAGCACTTAAAACCGGCTTAAAATGTGCAATAAAATACAATCCAAAAGCAATAGTAACCTTTGATGCAGACGGACAGCACGATCCAAACGATATAATTAAAGTTTCAGAACCAATAATTGAAGATAATTTTGATGTTGTTGTTGGAAGCAGACTTATTGATGAAAATGAACTAAAAAATATGCCATTTATTAAAAAAATAGGAAATTGGGGTTTAAATTTTATAACCTATCTTATGGGCGGACAAATGGTTACCGATAGCCAAGGGGGGCTAAGGGCTTTTTCATATAATGCTGCGGAAATAGTTTCAAAACAGCTTAAAAGCAATAGATACGAGGTATCATCAGAATTTATAGTCCTTTTCAAAAAAAATAATCTCAAATTTAAAGAAGTACCCATAAAAACGATTTATACAGAATATTCGATGGCAAGAGGAACGAATGTCATTACTGGCTTTAAAATCCTATTTAAATTATTGATTCAAAAATTGATTTAA
- a CDS encoding SufD family Fe-S cluster assembly protein, translated as MLSEKKLQQVKEMAQKYKDVSAKFGEDIDLSMYPTPKENLLKVDSLKELSDDHKKALANVGVDIEEKNTIGSYVQVNSDAVYSKMYSDIIIMPITEALEKFELDDYYWSAVKMSDKYGARVANELTEGYFIRAPKGVKKTIPLQTCLLIGSEEVSQNVHNIIIVEDGAELNLITGCTTSPHVKSGLHLGVSEIYIGKNAKLTFTMIHNWGENVHVRPRTAVKMDDDSIFINNYVTMMPVKSIQSYPTAYCEGKNAKATFQTIVYGKGDSKLDMGSRVILSGENSAADMISRVIVVDDAEVISRGHLVGAESHVKGHLECRGLILSNEGHILAVPELEAEKTDLELSHEAAVGKIAEDQIMYLMSRGLSEDEAASLIIKGFLSVDISGLPPELAKSVKEMMDMTLENAM; from the coding sequence ATGCTGTCAGAAAAAAAGTTGCAACAAGTAAAAGAAATGGCTCAGAAATACAAGGACGTTTCTGCAAAATTCGGAGAAGATATTGATTTAAGCATGTACCCCACACCAAAAGAAAACCTTTTGAAAGTAGATTCATTGAAAGAGTTAAGTGATGATCACAAAAAAGCTCTTGCAAATGTGGGTGTAGATATTGAAGAGAAAAACACCATCGGATCCTACGTTCAGGTAAATAGTGATGCAGTATACTCCAAAATGTATTCAGATATTATAATTATGCCTATCACCGAAGCTCTTGAAAAATTCGAACTTGACGACTACTACTGGAGTGCTGTAAAAATGAGTGATAAGTACGGAGCCAGAGTTGCAAACGAACTTACCGAAGGATACTTTATCAGAGCTCCAAAAGGCGTTAAAAAAACAATTCCTCTTCAAACTTGCCTTTTAATCGGCAGTGAAGAAGTATCTCAAAACGTCCACAACATTATCATTGTTGAAGATGGAGCCGAATTAAATTTAATTACTGGTTGTACTACATCCCCGCACGTAAAATCTGGACTTCACTTAGGAGTTTCTGAAATATATATTGGAAAGAATGCAAAACTTACATTTACAATGATTCACAACTGGGGGGAAAACGTACACGTAAGACCCAGAACTGCAGTAAAAATGGATGATGATTCGATATTCATTAACAATTACGTTACAATGATGCCAGTAAAATCCATTCAAAGCTATCCTACTGCATACTGTGAAGGAAAAAATGCTAAAGCAACATTCCAAACGATTGTGTATGGAAAAGGTGACTCAAAACTGGATATGGGCTCAAGAGTCATCCTTTCGGGTGAAAATTCAGCTGCAGACATGATTTCAAGGGTTATCGTTGTAGATGATGCAGAAGTTATATCCCGGGGCCATCTTGTAGGTGCAGAATCGCACGTTAAAGGACACCTTGAGTGCAGGGGCCTAATTTTATCAAATGAGGGACATATTTTAGCAGTTCCAGAACTTGAAGCTGAAAAAACTGACCTAGAACTATCGCACGAAGCGGCAGTTGGGAAAATTGCAGAAGATCAGATTATGTATTTGATGTCAAGGGGCTTAAGCGAAGATGAAGCAGCTTCATTGATTATTAAAGGATTCTTAAGCGTGGACATTTCGGGACTTCCACCAGAACTTGCAAAATCCGTTAAAGAAATGATGGATATGACCCTTGAAAATGCAATGTAA
- a CDS encoding ZIP family metal transporter gives MVLLTSYNPVVLALLATIFTWLVTALGASLVYLTKTVNRKLLDISLGFAAGIMIAASFWSLLAPAIELSNSMGNLTWFPASFGFLIGAFFLAGVDKIVPHLHRGQPLKEAEGPKTTWHKNRLLLLAVTIHNIPEGLAVGIAFGALALNMSIDSLMAAIVLALGIGIQNFPEGIAVSFPLRGEGLSKNKSFFYGQLSAIVEPIAGVLGAFLITIFTPILPYALSFAAGAMMFVVIEDIIPECQREGNIDSATIAAIFGFIVMMILDVALG, from the coding sequence ATGGTGCTTTTAACTTCATACAATCCCGTGGTTCTTGCGTTACTAGCAACCATATTTACCTGGTTAGTGACCGCACTTGGGGCATCTTTAGTATATCTTACAAAAACTGTTAATCGAAAACTGCTTGATATTTCACTAGGGTTTGCCGCAGGAATTATGATTGCCGCAAGTTTTTGGTCGTTACTTGCCCCAGCAATTGAACTTTCAAATAGTATGGGTAATTTAACATGGTTTCCTGCAAGTTTTGGTTTTTTAATTGGCGCATTTTTCCTTGCAGGGGTTGATAAAATAGTTCCGCATCTTCATAGGGGCCAGCCCTTAAAAGAAGCAGAAGGTCCAAAAACAACGTGGCATAAAAATCGACTTCTTTTACTGGCTGTAACAATTCATAATATTCCAGAAGGGCTTGCTGTGGGAATTGCATTTGGTGCACTTGCTTTAAACATGTCTATTGATTCTTTAATGGCGGCAATTGTTCTTGCACTGGGTATAGGGATCCAAAATTTTCCAGAAGGAATTGCAGTTAGTTTTCCTTTAAGGGGGGAAGGGCTATCGAAAAATAAAAGTTTTTTTTATGGACAACTTTCTGCAATTGTGGAACCTATTGCAGGTGTTTTAGGGGCTTTTTTAATTACTATTTTTACCCCAATACTCCCATATGCACTAAGTTTTGCAGCAGGTGCCATGATGTTTGTAGTAATTGAAGATATAATTCCAGAATGTCAAAGGGAAGGAAACATAGATAGTGCAACAATAGCAGCAATTTTTGGTTTTATAGTAATGATGATATTAGATGTGGCTTTGGGATAA